A window of Blastocatellia bacterium genomic DNA:
CATAACGCTACAGTTCCACCTTCAGGAAAAATTCTTTCAGGCGGTGTTGATGCTAATGCTCTACAAAGACCTAAACGTTTCTTTGGTGCTGCTAGAAATCTTGAGGAAGGTGGCTCGCTTACCATTATTGCTACAGCCTTGATTGATACAGGCTCTCGTATGGATGATGTAATTTTTGAAGAATTCAAAGGTACTGGTAATATGGAAATTCACTTAGAGCGTAAACTAGTAGAAAAACGTATCTTCCCAGCTATTGATATTAATAAGTCTGGAACACGTAAAGAAGAGTTATTAATACCTAAAGAGGACTTAAACCGAATCTTTATTTTAAGACGAGTATTAAATCCTTTATCTCCTGTAGAATCTATGGAATTAATTCTTGAACGACTCTCTAAGTCTAAGTCTAATGCTGAGTTTTTATCTTCAATGAATCAATAAATTTTTAGGAGAATATTTTAATGAGTCAAGAACAAGTACATAGTAAATTTAAGCTTTTTGTTGGCAATCATTCTGCTACTAATGAGCTAGCTAAACAGATGGAAGAATTTGTTATTAATTCTAAAGTAGCAGCTAAAAGTATTGGTATTGAATATTTAGAAGCAACAAAACAAATAATTATGACACTTGGTTATGCAGAGAATCAGCCCTCGATTCCAGTTAATATAACTTCTGTTAGTTTAGGTAAAGCTGATATTGCTACTGATATTGCTGCACTAGAAAATAAAATGGGGGAAGTTGCTGCGCAACATAAAAACATTATTTGTCATGAACTTTATGTCACAGAAGAACATGAATTTGTTATGGTTTTTATGTGAAAATGTTGGCTAAAACAAGTATTTATTGTGAAAACAACGGGGTTAGTCTATCAACTAACCCCGTTGTTTTTTAAATATATAAAATTTTGTGAGCAGTAAAATCTAGGTCTAAGTTTTTATAAATTGTATTTGTAAAATCATAGCCATATCTAGCCAAAAAATAATAAATATTTAACTCTCGTTCTTGAAGATTTTTATTTGGATAAAGTAGAGTAAAGAGCTTTTCAATTTGGCGTACAAGCGTTTCTTCTCGTTTGGCATTGGTATTAATAAAGCGAGTTTTTAGATGATGTAATTGATAAAAGATTTTTTCTCTTCCTCCTTTTAATGCTTCTGCTAAAGTTGGGTCAACCTTCAATAAATTATCGCTTAATTTATCTAGTTGTTGGTTAATCAATAACTCAGTTTCATCAAAAGTAGAAATAGTATTTTTGTCTAAAAGATGTTCAATTACTTGATGTTTAGTGTGTTCCAAACCTGCAAAAAGGTCTGTAAAGTTTAACTCCCATTTCTTTAATAAATTATTTTCTCGATTAGGAATAATTGTAAACCCTGCACGTGGAATAATTACAGGAAACTCAACAGGAAATAGTGGGTAAATTGCGCTAATTTGAGCAAAATAAGCTACTTCTGCTGGCCCACCTATATAAGCAACCGTAGGAAGTAAATAATCTTGTACAATTGGCCGCAATAGTACACTAGGGCTAAATAAAGTAGGATCATTATGTAATTTATCTAGTAATTGATTGCTAGTATAAGTTTGACTACTGTGTTTTAAGCTAAATTGTTCATCTTGTTGACGTAGAGCTAGACGATGATTATTTTCTAGTAGAAAAAGCGGCACCATATCCAAGCTAGTATGCACTTGGGCGTGATAGCCAGATTTTTCTAGTATTTGGCTACGATTAACTAAGCTTTGAGCAATTTCTTTTGATTTGTGCAAAACTGTTTCAAAAATAGGACTTGCAATGGGTTTTAAGTTTTTATCTTGTGCATCTAGCAATACTACACCATAATTAGCAAAAATTTTGGCTAGCAGTCGTGCAAAACCTTCAGCAAAACCTAAGTTGGCAGAGTAAGAATCTTTTAAATCTTTTATTAGCTCATCAATAAACTCTGATTGTGGAAGACTAGAAAGTAGGGAATTAATATTTTCTATAACTTCTTCTGAAATACGAAGATTTCCAACAGGTGTTAAGTCTAATTCACCCTGGGCTTGATGAGAAATTGTTGTAAGTTGCCCATCTCGATTAATAACTTTAAAGTGGGAAACTTCCTTATAGTCATGATCTTCGCTGGCAATCCAAAAAATAGGAATAGCTTTTTGTCCTTCTTTAGAAAGCTCTGTTGCTAATTTAATAGCTGTTAAGGCTTTATAAATGGTAAAAAGTGGCCCACTAAATAATCCTGCTTGTTGACCTGTTATTACTGCTACAGTCTCGGACTCGCGTAGTAACTCAATGTTTTTTAGCGTCTTTTCTCCTGATCCAAAACGCAGGTTTTGTTCTAATAAAGCATTTGCAACTTGCTCACGTTGATAAGAACGTCTGATAAGCTTAGAGGAGGTTTTAAGCAGGGAATTTAGTAAATTAGTAGAAAAAATAGGTTCTTCTGTGTTGTTTTCTAGTGATGGGTAGAAATTATTTACTTTTTCTGAACAGTAATCTAATAAAAGTTTAGAAGTATGAGGTATTTGGTTAAAAGGTATTTTAGTTAAAGTTGACAAAGATGTTTGGGATTGATTCACATTAAATCCTTTGTTGTCGTTAAGTTAAATACTAAAACTTGTGCTGGCTTACGAAAATTTTACTAAAATAGTTTATAGCTTAGGATAAAGCTTAAAGCTTATTGTTTGGACTCTTTTTGCTGAAGTTCAGTTAATAAGTTTAGAAATTCTTCTTTATCACGTATTTGGAAAAAATATGACCAGCCATTATTAAGATTTAAGTAAATTCCTGGTGTAAATAATCCAAGTGTTAAAGGTAGGCATTTCCATAACCTACGAGAAAGCCAAACACTAGGAAATTTCTGTAGTGACACATCTTTAATAGTGTCTATAGGAATGATTACTGCACGGTAGGAAAGATATTTTATTGCTATAGCGTTCTTAAATAAAAGTAATTTACTAGGCCAATATGCAAGTAAAGTTATAAATAAAAACACCCCTATCATTCCTATCAAAGAATAAATTAGCCATTGCAACCAAAAATTTTCAATTTGAAGAGTAAATTTATAAGCAACAAAATGATAAAGAAGTAAAAATATTTGACCTAAGATAATTATTAGCCCAAGAAATCCTAGTAACATCAGTAGACGGACTGCTAAGGACATTTGAAATCGAGCTACATAACGTAAATTACTCATGTTTAATGGTTTTAACAAATATTGTTTTGTAGCAGCCGTAGAAAGAATTAATAAAAGTGCAACAATTATAAAAATTTGACCTTGGCTTAATGGGGAAATAGAGCTAACTTCTAGCATCTGACGGTTATTAACTAAATATTGATTTGCAAG
This region includes:
- the bshC gene encoding bacillithiol biosynthesis cysteine-adding enzyme BshC; this translates as MNQSQTSLSTLTKIPFNQIPHTSKLLLDYCSEKVNNFYPSLENNTEEPIFSTNLLNSLLKTSSKLIRRSYQREQVANALLEQNLRFGSGEKTLKNIELLRESETVAVITGQQAGLFSGPLFTIYKALTAIKLATELSKEGQKAIPIFWIASEDHDYKEVSHFKVINRDGQLTTISHQAQGELDLTPVGNLRISEEVIENINSLLSSLPQSEFIDELIKDLKDSYSANLGFAEGFARLLAKIFANYGVVLLDAQDKNLKPIASPIFETVLHKSKEIAQSLVNRSQILEKSGYHAQVHTSLDMVPLFLLENNHRLALRQQDEQFSLKHSSQTYTSNQLLDKLHNDPTLFSPSVLLRPIVQDYLLPTVAYIGGPAEVAYFAQISAIYPLFPVEFPVIIPRAGFTIIPNRENNLLKKWELNFTDLFAGLEHTKHQVIEHLLDKNTISTFDETELLINQQLDKLSDNLLKVDPTLAEALKGGREKIFYQLHHLKTRFINTNAKREETLVRQIEKLFTLLYPNKNLQERELNIYYFLARYGYDFTNTIYKNLDLDFTAHKILYI